The genomic segment TCTATGAATCATTATTATCTATACTACagaaattttacttatttattagaaattatatttatttaaaatgaatttatgtatttattatgtcAATTTTACAGTTTTATGTGCCCGTAATCTTGCCAGGAAAGATCTATTTCGTGAGTATCCTTTAggttaaaatgaataaaaatcataaagaaTATCTtgtgtaaagaaaaatttctttcaggCCTACCAGACCCTTTTGCTAAAATAACTGTTGATGGTTCTGGTCAATGTCATAGTACACATACGTGCAAGGCAACTCTAGATCCTATGTGGAATCAACATTATGACTTGTAATTATTTCTCCATTATAGTAAAAGCATAGTTTTTTACACAAAAAGTACATAAATTCTTAATTCTACAGGTACATTGGGAAAGAtgatggtattacgatatcagtTTGGAATCATAAAAAGatccataaaaaaaaaggtggAGGATTTTTGGGATGTGTAAGAATATTATCCAACACGATTCAAAGACTCAAAGATACAggatgtaattattattttctataataatagtaatatttctttattttagcTCCATAGCCGAAAAAGGACTTAGTTTATAATCTGTACTCAAATACTGACACACATTCAGTCACTTCATTctgttaatttctataatattatacaattattaatattagaattttgcagtatttaattactaaattgaATTCTTTTATAGATCAGCGATTAGATCTTTGCAAAGCACATTCAGATGACACAGATGTTGTTAAAGGAGAAGTTGTAGTATCTCTTTTATCACGAGATGGTCATAATGGTGCTGTGAGTAATACAGTGGGTCATAATGCTGTTGTTGATGTTCTTGGAGATCTGAGCTGTCCAAATGATTTGCCAGATGGAtgggaagaaagaaggacTCGAAGTGGACGACTATATTATGTTAACCACTATACCAGAACTACACAGTGGATTCGTCCAAATGCACGGTTGGTTTTGTTTTtctaaagatatatttttctttctcattagattcatttctattaataattataatagacCCACCAATGGTATAATACCAACTACACCAGAACCACCACCATTACCTTCTTCTGAACCTACATCTCCCAGTGGCAGTGGAAGCCCTCCTAATATAAGAACTGAAAGTCCTACTAGATGTACACCTGAATGGAATGGGGATGGAACACCTAGTAGAACTCCTAGCAGAGATAGTTCTACCCCAAATACGCCAAGAAATACACCCACTCAGCAGCAGAATAGAAATCAACAAAATCAACATAACACAAGAAACGTAACACCCGCGTCATCAAGGGAACGACGGCCAGTACGAGCTAGCGACGAACAAAATGGCAATCAGAATGGTAATGCTAGGCCTGAACGTGGTATTAACAATGCTCAACCACGAAGGCCTAATCgaagtaatagaaatagaaatagcgCACTGGTTTATAACGAGAGGAGGTATGATCCTCCGCAACCACCAGACTTACCCAGAGGTTATGgtaaatatcgaaattgatGATTATAAcagtatatatacattcaaaataaaaaaatcttgaaataaattttatagaaatgagAAAAACGCAACAAGGTCAAGTGTATTTTTATCATGTACCAACTGGTTCATCCACTTGGCACGATCCTAGAATACCTCGCGATTTACCAGCTAATGAATTAGCAAATGAACTTGGGCCATTACCGAGTGGATGGGAAATGCGACAAACTCAAAGTGGCCGTGTTTATTTTGTGGATCACAATAACAGAACTACACAATTTACTGATCCTAGGTTATCCAGTCAAATCATAAGCAATCTGTTAAAGTAAGTTGgttgtaaatgaaaatattttaatttacgataatttatgtataatttaacttGTAAAATGTTTTGCTCATAGTAGGCGACAAAATAGTACAACTAATCAAACTACGAGTAGTTCAAATAATACAACTACAGCTGCAAATGAATCTACAGAAATAGAGACACCTGCATCACCAAGTATTCAATGCAACATAGTTCAGAGGCCAAGAACAGAGAATGGAAgcaataataattcttcgtcATGTAAGCTTAACACATTTTAATGGTATTAGGTTTATTAAATGTGtaatacaaatatgtaatatacataacaaagttaaatatgtaatatgagCACAAAGTAtgtttttgaatatattataaaaattaaatatttgagtatattataaaattataaaattcaaatgttattaatatcgcTTAAATCGTAGAAAAGTTAATCTATCTATTTAATGCTATctagaaagaaaacaaaaacatatttgtgcattatagaattttatcttATCTCTATACGGATATCTGTTTGGTGGTTAGTTCCTATTGTTAATCAGTATTACTCCAGCAGAATGCCTTTCCATTTTTggggaattttatttgttagaGCGCATTATTGTAATAGctgttaaacaatttttgtttattgtttttgcatacttatttattgtatttattttttagtggAAAATACGTCAGCTCAAAATGCTCAAACTGTATCAGAATTGCCAAAGGAACTAATGGACAATGAATTACTGCCGAAGTATAAACGCGATTTAGTGGCAAAATTGAAATGTCTGAGAGCAGAATTAAATGCCCTTCAACCTCAAAGTGGACATTGTAGGCTTGAGGTatcaagaaatgaaatatttgaagtgaGTACagtttatattcatatttacgCAGTTTAAAAGaacgatttaataatatataaatctattttatagGAATCATACagattaataatgaaaatgcgACCAAAAGACATGCGCAAAAGACTTATGGTTAAATTTCGCGGTGAGGAAGGCCTTGATTATGGTGGAGTAGCACGAGAGTGGTTATATTTATTGTCGCATGAGATGTTGAATCCACAATATGGGCTTTTCCAATATTCAAGAGACGACAATTATACACTTCAAATTAATCCAGATTCGGGAATAAATCCAGAACATTTATCGTACTTCCACTTTGCCGGGAGGATAATAGGAATCGCCGTTTTTCATGGTCATCATATAGATGGAGGTTTTACAACTCCATTCTATAAAATGCTGCTTAATAAAGCAATTACTCTTACTGATATAGAAGGAGTTGATCCAGAATTACATAGAAGTCTTACATGGATGTTGtaagtaagaaaaataataatcgtgtACAATTTTCAGAtaacattgtaaaaatatcattttatttatagggAAAATAGTATAGATGGAGTGTTGGATGCTACGTTTTCAGTGGAACATAGTAGTTTTGGAGTGTTGAAAAATCATGAACTTAAACCAGGTGGTAAAGACATTCCTGTAactgaagaaaataaaaaggaatatgtACGTTTATATGTAAACTATCGCTTTATGCGAGGTATTGAACAACAGTTTCTGGCATTACAAAAGGGA from the Bombus pyrosoma isolate SC7728 linkage group LG11, ASM1482585v1, whole genome shotgun sequence genome contains:
- the LOC122572713 gene encoding E3 ubiquitin-protein ligase SMURF2 isoform X1, translated to MSNPGGSRRNGAMKIRLTILCARNLARKDLFRLPDPFAKITVDGSGQCHSTHTCKATLDPMWNQHYDLYIGKDDGITISVWNHKKIHKKKGGGFLGCVRILSNTIQRLKDTGYQRLDLCKAHSDDTDVVKGEVVVSLLSRDGHNGAVSNTVGHNAVVDVLGDLSCPNDLPDGWEERRTRSGRLYYVNHYTRTTQWIRPNARPTNGIIPTTPEPPPLPSSEPTSPSGSGSPPNIRTESPTRCTPEWNGDGTPSRTPSRDSSTPNTPRNTPTQQQNRNQQNQHNTRNVTPASSRERRPVRASDEQNGNQNGNARPERGINNAQPRRPNRSNRNRNSALVYNERRYDPPQPPDLPRGYEMRKTQQGQVYFYHVPTGSSTWHDPRIPRDLPANELANELGPLPSGWEMRQTQSGRVYFVDHNNRTTQFTDPRLSSQIISNLLNRRQNSTTNQTTSSSNNTTTAANESTEIETPASPSIQCNIVQRPRTENGSNNNSSSLENTSAQNAQTVSELPKELMDNELLPKYKRDLVAKLKCLRAELNALQPQSGHCRLEVSRNEIFEESYRLIMKMRPKDMRKRLMVKFRGEEGLDYGGVAREWLYLLSHEMLNPQYGLFQYSRDDNYTLQINPDSGINPEHLSYFHFAGRIIGIAVFHGHHIDGGFTTPFYKMLLNKAITLTDIEGVDPELHRSLTWMLENSIDGVLDATFSVEHSSFGVLKNHELKPGGKDIPVTEENKKEYVRLYVNYRFMRGIEQQFLALQKGFHELIPPQLLRPFDERELELVIGGLGTIDINDWKMHTRLKHCTPDTPVVKWFWQIVESYGEEMRARLLQFVTGSSRVPLQGFKALQGSTGAAGPRLFTIHAVDAPSENLPKAHTCFNRIDIPESYPSYQKMLDKLTQAVEETCGFAVE
- the LOC122572713 gene encoding E3 ubiquitin-protein ligase SMURF2 isoform X2, coding for MSNPGGSRRNGAMKIRLTILCARNLARKDLFRLPDPFAKITVDGSGQCHSTHTCKATLDPMWNQHYDLYIGKDDGITISVWNHKKIHKKKGGGFLGCVRILSNTIQRLKDTGYQRLDLCKAHSDDTDVVKGEVVVSLLSRDGHNGAVSNTVGHNAVVDVLGDLSCPNDLPDGWEERRTRSGRLYYVNHYTRTTQWIRPNARPTNGIIPTTPEPPPLPSSEPTSPSGSGSPPNIRTESPTRCTPEWNGDGTPSRTPSRDSSTPNTPRNTPTQQQNRNQQNQHNTRNVTPASSRERRPVRASDEQNGNQNGNARPERGINNAQPRRPNRSNRNRNSALVYNERRYDPPQPPDLPRGYEMRKTQQGQVYFYHVPTGSSTWHDPRIPRDLPANELANELGPLPSGWEMRQTQSGRVYFVDHNNRTTQFTDPRLSSQIISNLLKRQNSTTNQTTSSSNNTTTAANESTEIETPASPSIQCNIVQRPRTENGSNNNSSSLENTSAQNAQTVSELPKELMDNELLPKYKRDLVAKLKCLRAELNALQPQSGHCRLEVSRNEIFEESYRLIMKMRPKDMRKRLMVKFRGEEGLDYGGVAREWLYLLSHEMLNPQYGLFQYSRDDNYTLQINPDSGINPEHLSYFHFAGRIIGIAVFHGHHIDGGFTTPFYKMLLNKAITLTDIEGVDPELHRSLTWMLENSIDGVLDATFSVEHSSFGVLKNHELKPGGKDIPVTEENKKEYVRLYVNYRFMRGIEQQFLALQKGFHELIPPQLLRPFDERELELVIGGLGTIDINDWKMHTRLKHCTPDTPVVKWFWQIVESYGEEMRARLLQFVTGSSRVPLQGFKALQGSTGAAGPRLFTIHAVDAPSENLPKAHTCFNRIDIPESYPSYQKMLDKLTQAVEETCGFAVE